In Rhodanobacter humi, the genomic stretch TCGCCGTGGGGCTTCGCGCCCTACCACTACGGCCGCTGGGCGTACATCCGCGGCGCCTGGGGCTGGATCCCGGGACCCATCGTGGCGCGCCCGGTGTATGCGCCGGCGCTGGTGGCCTTCGTGGGCGGCGGCGGCTGGAGCGTGTCGGTCGGCATCGGTGGCGGCGCGCCGGTGGGCTGGTTCCCGCTCGGCCCGGGCGAGGTCTACAACCCGTGGTACCACTGCGACCGCGACTACTACCGTCGCGTCAACGTCACCAACATCTACGTGCACAACACCGTCTACCGCACCACGGTGATCAACAACATCAACAACCAGTACAACTACTACCGCGAGGGACGCGCGCCGCAGAACCAGCGCTACGCGAATCGCGCCGCGCCGCGCGGCTTCACCGCGGTGTCCGGCACGGCCTTCGCCGGCGGCCGGCGCGTGCAGCGCGACCTGTTGCGCGTCGACCCGCGCCAGCTCGCCGCCGCGCCGGTGCTGGCCCGTGGCGTGACTGCTCTGCGGCCCTCCGTGCGCAGCGTGGCGCCGGCGCGCGGGCCGCAGGCGCGGCCGCTGCCGACTGCCGACTTCCGCCGCAACGTGGTGGCGCGCACGCCGCCACCGGCCGCGTTGCCTGCGGTGCATTCGAACTTCACCCCGGCAACCGCACGCACGCCGCAACGTGCGGCCACGCCGTTCGCGAACGTGCGCGTGCTGAACGGCCGTGGCGCGCCGCCCCGACCGCCGCGCCGCAGGCCGAGGCGGCCGGCGCCATCCCGACGCCATCGCGCACGATGCGCGCCCCGAATGCCCCCGCCAACCTGCCGGACGTGCGCCGTGCGGAACCGGCCCCGGCGCAGGCCGGCGCCCTGCCCTCGGCGCGCTTCGCCCATCCGCGCAGCGACGAGCGCAGCCTGCCCGCGGTCGAACCGATCCGCCGCGCGACGCCGGCCGAATCGCGCCAGGCGCCGCGGCCGGGCGCGAGCTACGTCGCCAGTCCGGAACAGGTACGCCGGCAACCGGACTATCGCAACGAGCGCCCGGCCAACACGCTGCCGCAACCACAGCACTTCGAGCGTGCGCCACAGCCCGCACAGCCCGCCGCACCGGTCGAGCGCGCTCCCGCGCCGGCCTACGTGCGGCCGCGCGAACAGCCTTACCAGCCGCAGCGCACCGAACCGACGCGCGAAGCCGCACCGCCGCGTTACGAGCGGGCGGACAACCCGCCACAGCCGGCGTACCAGCCGCCGCGCGAATACGCCCGACCGACCTACCAGCCACAGCCGCGCTACGAACAACCGCAACCGCGCTACGAGGCGCCCCGCCCCGCCGCACAGTCGCAGCAGCACGCCGAACCGGCGCGCAAAGCCCCACCGCCGCCGCGCAAGGATGAGCAGCAGCACTGAGGCATGCCACCGCCGCTGGCGCCGCGATCCGGCGCCAGCGGCTACAATGGGCGCATGCAGATCACGCTCAACGGCCAGCCGCGCGATTGCGCTCCCGCCACCACCATCGCCCAGTTGCTGGAAACCGCCGGCTACAGCGGTCGGCGCGTGGCCGTGGAGCTGAACC encodes the following:
- a CDS encoding DUF6600 domain-containing protein yields the protein MRVLASLLASWRHGWRPLAVLLLCAVAALAQAQSADDGDAAPPDRVARLSYIAGDLGFLPAGSQDWASADLNRPLTTGDRLSTGDGSRAELELGGGVLRMAGGTDFGLLNLNDNLAQVELTQGALNLSVRHLDQGQSYEIDTPTLALVVTSPGTFRVDVDNGGNGTRVTVFDGQATVYGENNAQHDVFRGRSYQFDDASLAALTVSDIGGGDAFDAWSSERDQRYAQSQTRRYVSDDVVGYQDLDQYGNWQSSPDYGAVWYPSQVPTDWAPYRDGHWAYVAPWGWTWVDDSPWGFAPYHYGRWAYIRGAWGWIPGPIVARPVYAPALVAFVGGGGWSVSVGIGGGAPVGWFPLGPGEVYNPWYHCDRDYYRRVNVTNIYVHNTVYRTTVINNINNQYNYYREGRAPQNQRYANRAAPRGFTAVSGTAFAGGRRVQRDLLRVDPRQLAAAPVLARGVTALRPSVRSVAPARGPQARPLPTADFRRNVVARTPPPAALPAVHSNFTPATARTPQRAATPFANVRVLNGRGAPPRPPRRRPRRPAPSRRHRARCAPRMPPPTCRTCAVRNRPRRRPAPCPRRASPIRAATSAACPRSNRSAARRRPNRARRRGRARATSPVRNRYAGNRTIATSARPTRCRNHSTSSVRHSPHSPPHRSSALPRRPTCGRANSLTSRSAPNRRAKPHRRVTSGRTTRHSRRTSRRANTPDRPTSHSRATNNRNRATRRPAPPHSRSSTPNRRAKPHRRRARMSSSTEACHRRWRRDPAPAATMGACRSRSTASRAIALPPPPSPSCWKPPATAVGAWPWS